In a genomic window of Mesorhizobium sp. J428:
- a CDS encoding CaiB/BaiF CoA-transferase family protein yields MFHLLDGVRVVELGHILLAPYATQFLGDFGADVIKVEAPEGDYYRRLGVSRAPGMTAQWMAVNRNKRSIALDLKSAEGRAVLLEMLAQADVVVHNMRVPAIERLGLGYENVRAVNPRIVYCAAIGFGQGGPYADLPAFDDLIQARSGLAEANGRNAGAPAFVPMVAADKITGLVLGQAITAGLFRQRATGEGCYIETPMFETMVSVMLSQHLSGASYRPPEGGFGYARVMSPFRKPARTRDGFIAHGVYKFDQWQRFLRAVGRDDVVDGPMMTDPVTAQRHFPELYEIAVAQILPQRTTAEWQALFDSLDIPNAPVVAMEDLPDDPHIRAVGLIEDYDHPQQGPMRRVRSPYTMRGVETGPDLPAPALGAQGAAILGEFGLSPERIARLIETRVLAQPATAAATPAGAARHSGGRP; encoded by the coding sequence ATGTTTCATTTGCTCGACGGGGTGCGTGTCGTAGAGCTTGGGCACATTCTGCTGGCGCCTTACGCGACACAGTTTCTGGGCGATTTCGGCGCCGACGTGATCAAGGTGGAGGCCCCGGAGGGGGACTATTACCGACGGCTCGGCGTCTCGCGCGCGCCGGGCATGACTGCCCAGTGGATGGCGGTGAACCGCAACAAGCGCAGCATCGCACTCGATCTCAAGTCAGCAGAGGGGCGCGCGGTTCTGCTGGAGATGTTGGCCCAAGCGGATGTGGTGGTCCACAACATGCGCGTGCCCGCGATCGAGCGGCTGGGCCTTGGCTACGAGAATGTGCGGGCGGTCAATCCGCGCATCGTCTATTGTGCGGCGATCGGGTTCGGGCAGGGTGGGCCGTACGCGGACCTGCCAGCCTTCGACGACCTGATCCAGGCCCGCTCGGGCTTGGCCGAGGCCAATGGGCGAAATGCCGGCGCCCCGGCCTTCGTGCCGATGGTGGCGGCCGACAAGATCACCGGCCTGGTGCTGGGGCAGGCGATAACTGCCGGCCTTTTCCGGCAGCGTGCCACCGGCGAGGGTTGCTATATCGAGACGCCGATGTTCGAGACCATGGTCTCGGTGATGCTGAGCCAGCATCTCAGCGGCGCGTCCTACCGGCCGCCGGAAGGCGGGTTCGGCTACGCCCGCGTGATGAGCCCGTTCCGCAAGCCGGCGCGCACCCGCGACGGTTTCATCGCGCACGGGGTTTACAAGTTCGACCAGTGGCAGCGGTTCCTGCGCGCGGTGGGCCGCGATGACGTGGTCGATGGACCGATGATGACCGACCCCGTCACCGCGCAGCGGCACTTCCCCGAACTCTACGAGATCGCCGTCGCACAGATCCTGCCGCAACGAACCACGGCAGAGTGGCAGGCGCTGTTCGATTCGCTCGACATTCCGAATGCCCCGGTGGTGGCGATGGAGGATCTGCCCGACGATCCGCATATCCGCGCCGTCGGGCTGATCGAGGATTACGATCATCCCCAACAGGGGCCGATGCGCCGGGTCCGCAGCCCCTACACGATGCGCGGCGTGGAGACGGGGCCCGACCTTCCGGCCCCCGCGCTCGGCGCGCAGGGTGCGGCGATCCTGGGCGAGTTCGGCCTTTCGCCCGAGCGGATTGCGCGGCTGATCGAGACCAGGGTTCTTGCGCAGCCTGCGACGGCCGCCGCCACGCCGGCGGGGGCCGCGCGCCATTCCGGCGGTCGGCCTTGA
- the dctP gene encoding TRAP transporter substrate-binding protein DctP: MAYWEIAKPGGPLDEAEFAPNGVRLLMAMVLPPYNLLTSSREITDLDSMKGLKIRSTGGALDLTVQKIGGVPVQMPAPEVREALSRGTIDAGLFPYPSVTPYGMEAFLDWGTQGLNFGSFVATYVISTDKWNSLPEDVQQAMTEIGKELTREGCETADAGNMEVKQQIADAGVTFVDLPPEDVEKLGEILSTVGSEWAAQFDSQGKPGSDILEAFRAALAKN, translated from the coding sequence ATGGCCTACTGGGAGATCGCCAAACCCGGTGGCCCGCTCGACGAGGCCGAATTCGCCCCGAACGGCGTGCGTCTGCTGATGGCCATGGTGCTGCCGCCCTACAACCTGCTGACCTCGAGCCGCGAGATCACCGATCTGGACAGCATGAAGGGACTGAAGATCCGCAGCACCGGCGGGGCCCTCGACCTGACAGTGCAGAAGATCGGCGGCGTTCCGGTTCAGATGCCGGCCCCCGAAGTGCGCGAGGCGCTCTCGCGCGGAACGATCGACGCAGGGCTCTTTCCGTATCCAAGCGTCACACCCTACGGCATGGAGGCGTTCCTGGACTGGGGCACCCAGGGTCTGAACTTCGGATCCTTCGTGGCGACCTATGTCATCAGCACCGATAAGTGGAACAGCCTTCCCGAGGATGTCCAGCAGGCGATGACCGAGATCGGCAAGGAACTGACCCGGGAGGGCTGCGAAACCGCGGACGCCGGGAACATGGAGGTCAAGCAGCAAATCGCGGATGCCGGTGTGACCTTTGTTGACCTGCCGCCCGAGGATGTCGAGAAACTGGGCGAAATCCTGTCGACCGTCGGTTCGGAATGGGCTGCCCAGTTTGATTCCCAGGGCAAGCCCGGCTCCGATATCCTGGAAGCCTTCAGGGCGGCGCTGGCCAAGAACTGA
- a CDS encoding enoyl-CoA hydratase-related protein, translated as MESSPIEVSVEGGVAIVTINRPDRKNALSVAAANGLVDAWERIEGDDTVSVAILTSADCGVFSAGLDLKEAAEIARNEGVDILSKMRDPFHDTMRACRKPIIAAMTGSLMAGGMMLALNCDLRVGLKGTKIGITEVKIGRGSPWAAPALWMLPQPVLMEIVLTGDLMPIERLHGYGFTNYLEDTPDLVRERARDLARRIASAAPLSVVAAKGSVRATMDLGCAAGLEEGKRLHEVVYASQDAIEGPRAFAEKRAPVWQGR; from the coding sequence ATGGAAAGCAGCCCCATCGAAGTATCCGTCGAAGGTGGCGTGGCCATCGTCACTATCAACCGGCCCGACCGCAAGAACGCGCTCTCGGTCGCCGCCGCCAACGGATTGGTCGATGCATGGGAGCGGATCGAGGGCGACGATACGGTCAGCGTTGCGATCCTGACCTCGGCTGATTGCGGCGTCTTTAGCGCCGGGCTAGACCTCAAGGAGGCGGCAGAGATCGCGCGAAATGAGGGCGTCGACATCCTCAGCAAGATGCGCGACCCCTTTCACGACACGATGCGCGCCTGTCGCAAGCCGATCATAGCTGCCATGACCGGCTCCTTGATGGCTGGTGGGATGATGCTGGCGCTGAACTGCGATTTGCGGGTCGGACTCAAAGGAACCAAAATCGGGATCACCGAAGTCAAGATCGGACGCGGCTCGCCCTGGGCAGCGCCGGCGCTGTGGATGCTGCCGCAGCCTGTCCTGATGGAAATCGTTCTGACCGGCGATCTCATGCCGATCGAGCGGCTGCACGGTTACGGCTTCACCAATTATCTTGAAGACACGCCTGATCTGGTTCGCGAACGGGCCCGCGACCTCGCACGTCGGATCGCCAGTGCCGCACCGCTTTCGGTAGTAGCTGCGAAGGGCAGTGTGCGCGCGACCATGGATCTGGGCTGCGCCGCCGGGCTGGAAGAGGGTAAGCGCCTGCACGAAGTGGTCTATGCCAGCCAGGATGCCATCGAGGGCCCGCGGGCCTTTGCCGAAAAACGCGCGCCCGTCTGGCAAGGCCGGTAA
- a CDS encoding acyl-CoA dehydrogenase family protein, with product MEEAGYQWMALRGTLNTINIVASILGNWGSEAQKETYLRPLLAGKRRVFVAITEPNHGSNVAGLETRAEARGGAWLLNGSKLWITNGLWGEFGIVVAKTYSNSCDGGISLFLIDRQQSSYTAERVKTMVVRATGTSALTFADTVVPHENLIGREGEGLKMILTGLNFGRLSVAMGAVGAGQAALDLSTTYAQTRQQFGRPIGGFQLVQKHIVDMTVRVEAARMLGYRAAWALDAGLPARQECSIAKLYATEAAHEVADMALQVHGGMGYSADYPIERIFRDTRGSVIPEGTSEIQTLIVGREILGISAIA from the coding sequence ATGGAAGAGGCGGGCTATCAGTGGATGGCGTTGCGCGGCACCCTCAACACCATCAACATCGTCGCCTCGATCCTGGGCAACTGGGGCAGCGAGGCGCAGAAGGAGACCTATCTGCGCCCGCTCCTGGCCGGCAAGCGGAGGGTCTTCGTGGCCATCACCGAGCCCAATCACGGCTCGAACGTGGCCGGGCTCGAGACCCGGGCCGAGGCGCGCGGCGGCGCCTGGCTCCTGAACGGCTCGAAACTCTGGATCACCAACGGGCTCTGGGGCGAGTTCGGGATCGTGGTGGCGAAGACCTATAGCAACTCTTGCGACGGCGGCATCAGCCTGTTTCTGATCGACCGCCAGCAGAGCAGCTACACCGCCGAGCGCGTCAAGACCATGGTGGTACGCGCGACCGGCACCTCGGCCCTGACCTTCGCCGATACGGTGGTCCCGCACGAGAACCTGATCGGGCGCGAGGGCGAGGGCCTGAAGATGATCCTGACCGGGCTCAACTTCGGGCGCCTCAGCGTCGCCATGGGGGCGGTCGGCGCCGGGCAGGCGGCGCTGGATCTCTCGACCACCTACGCCCAGACGCGGCAGCAGTTCGGCCGCCCAATTGGGGGCTTCCAACTCGTGCAGAAGCACATCGTGGACATGACGGTGCGCGTCGAGGCGGCGCGGATGCTGGGCTACCGGGCGGCCTGGGCGTTGGATGCGGGGCTGCCGGCGCGCCAGGAATGCTCGATCGCCAAGCTCTACGCGACCGAGGCCGCCCACGAGGTGGCCGACATGGCGCTGCAGGTCCACGGCGGGATGGGTTACAGCGCCGACTATCCAATCGAGCGGATCTTCCGTGATACCCGCGGCTCGGTGATCCCCGAGGGCACCTCCGAGATCCAGACCTTGATCGTCGGCCGAGAGATACTCGGCATCTCGGCCATCGCCTGA
- a CDS encoding electron transfer flavoprotein subunit alpha/FixB family protein, giving the protein MAVLLLGEVNDGELALDPTAKAVNAAKVLGEVTVLCAGASAAAAGEAAATIEGVAKVLVAEHPALSHRLAEPTAAMIVSLAGDYSHIMAPATTDAKNVMPRVAALLDVMVISDVSGVVDAETFERPIYAGNAIQTVRSKDAKKVVTLRTSAFKAAGKGGPAKVETVDVPGDPGLSEWVEDKVAESDRPELTSAGVVVSGGRGVGSQGDFALIEKLADKLGAAVGASRAAVDAGFAPNDWQVGQTGKVVAPELYVAVGISGAIQHLAGMKDSKIIVAVNKDPDAPIFQIADYGLVADLFQAVPELIEKL; this is encoded by the coding sequence ATGGCTGTTCTTCTGCTGGGCGAAGTAAATGACGGCGAACTGGCGCTGGACCCCACCGCCAAGGCGGTGAATGCCGCCAAGGTGCTGGGCGAGGTCACCGTGCTCTGCGCCGGGGCTTCGGCGGCAGCCGCCGGCGAGGCAGCCGCGACGATCGAGGGCGTGGCGAAGGTTCTGGTGGCCGAGCATCCGGCGCTGAGCCACCGCCTGGCCGAGCCGACTGCGGCAATGATCGTAAGCCTCGCGGGCGACTATTCGCATATAATGGCCCCGGCCACCACCGACGCCAAGAACGTGATGCCGCGGGTGGCCGCGCTGCTGGACGTGATGGTGATCTCTGATGTCTCGGGCGTTGTCGATGCTGAAACGTTCGAGCGCCCGATCTATGCCGGCAACGCAATCCAGACGGTGAGATCGAAGGACGCCAAGAAGGTCGTGACCCTCCGAACCTCGGCCTTCAAGGCCGCCGGCAAGGGCGGCCCGGCCAAGGTGGAGACCGTAGATGTGCCCGGCGATCCGGGCCTGTCGGAATGGGTAGAGGACAAGGTGGCCGAAAGCGACCGCCCCGAACTGACCTCTGCCGGGGTCGTAGTCTCTGGCGGCCGCGGCGTCGGCTCGCAGGGAGATTTCGCCCTGATCGAGAAGCTGGCCGACAAGCTCGGCGCAGCAGTGGGCGCCTCGCGGGCCGCAGTCGACGCGGGCTTCGCGCCGAACGACTGGCAAGTCGGCCAGACCGGCAAAGTCGTGGCGCCCGAGCTCTATGTTGCAGTGGGCATTTCCGGGGCGATCCAGCACCTTGCAGGGATGAAGGATTCGAAGATCATCGTCGCAGTCAACAAGGATCCGGACGCCCCGATCTTCCAGATCGCCGACTACGGCCTTGTGGCTGACCTCTTCCAAGCCGTACCCGAGCTGATCGAAAAGCTCTGA
- a CDS encoding electron transfer flavoprotein subunit beta/FixA family protein, which translates to MKVLVPVKRVIDYNVKVRVKADGSGVDLANVKMSMNPFDEIAVEEAIRLKEARTADEVVAVSIGVKQAQETLRTALAMGADRAILIVAAADVHQDIEPLAVAKILKAVIDEEQPNLVLAGKQAIDNDMNATGQMLSALLGWSQATFASEVKVEGGSAVVTREVDGGLQTVKVKLPAIVTVDLRLNQPRYASLPNIMKAKKKPLDEKTAADYGVDVSPRLEVVKTAEPETRQAGEIVPDVDTLVAKLKERGLV; encoded by the coding sequence ATGAAGGTGCTCGTGCCCGTCAAACGCGTGATCGACTACAACGTGAAGGTTCGCGTGAAAGCGGATGGGAGCGGTGTCGATCTCGCGAATGTGAAGATGTCTATGAACCCTTTCGACGAGATTGCGGTTGAGGAGGCGATCCGTCTGAAGGAAGCGAGGACGGCGGACGAGGTCGTAGCAGTTTCGATCGGGGTGAAGCAGGCGCAGGAGACGCTGAGAACGGCGCTGGCGATGGGGGCGGACCGCGCGATCCTGATTGTGGCGGCCGCAGATGTGCATCAGGACATCGAGCCCCTGGCGGTGGCGAAGATCCTGAAGGCGGTGATCGACGAGGAGCAGCCGAACCTGGTGCTCGCCGGCAAGCAGGCGATCGATAACGATATGAATGCCACCGGGCAGATGCTCTCGGCGCTGCTGGGCTGGAGCCAGGCGACCTTCGCCTCGGAAGTGAAGGTCGAGGGCGGCAGCGCCGTGGTGACGCGCGAGGTCGACGGCGGGCTGCAGACCGTCAAGGTCAAGCTGCCGGCGATCGTGACGGTCGATTTGCGCCTCAACCAACCCCGCTACGCTTCGCTGCCGAACATCATGAAGGCCAAGAAGAAGCCACTCGACGAGAAGACGGCGGCGGATTACGGCGTCGACGTGAGCCCGCGGCTCGAAGTGGTGAAGACGGCCGAGCCGGAAACACGCCAGGCTGGCGAGATCGTGCCGGATGTCGATACGCTGGTGGCGAAACTCAAAGAGAGGGGGTTGGTGTGA
- a CDS encoding enoyl-CoA hydratase/isomerase family protein, with protein sequence MGELMRLDRDGPVGVLRFLCPERRNPYSIAFVEALIANLRQAEMDDAIRAVVMTGGEHFSSGGDLVGFRAEIAKGARATSQMVDMVHDGGRAAYQFKKPLIAAVNGIAYGAGLSLALSADIVVAAEDARLCEVFAKVGGCPDTGSSWLLQQRAGAGVARMLVLTGREIDGRTARELRVVEECVPAGEVENRAIEIAREIAAHPAFGMQTTKRVMRAAAECSYLEALEIERDAQSVLLCAHDFPEAMNAFQEKRPPRFKDC encoded by the coding sequence ATGGGCGAATTGATGCGGCTTGATCGTGATGGGCCTGTGGGCGTTTTGCGCTTTCTCTGCCCGGAACGGCGCAACCCTTACAGCATTGCATTCGTCGAGGCGCTCATCGCCAATCTGCGTCAGGCCGAGATGGACGATGCGATACGTGCCGTGGTGATGACCGGCGGCGAGCATTTCTCAAGCGGCGGCGATCTTGTCGGCTTCCGCGCCGAGATCGCCAAAGGCGCCCGCGCCACCTCGCAGATGGTCGACATGGTCCACGACGGCGGTCGTGCCGCCTATCAATTCAAGAAGCCACTCATCGCTGCGGTGAATGGAATCGCCTATGGCGCGGGGCTAAGCCTGGCGCTGTCGGCCGATATCGTCGTGGCTGCCGAGGATGCGCGCCTCTGCGAGGTCTTTGCCAAGGTCGGCGGCTGCCCCGACACCGGGTCGAGCTGGCTCCTTCAGCAGCGCGCCGGGGCTGGGGTGGCCCGGATGCTGGTGCTTACCGGCCGCGAGATCGACGGACGAACGGCTCGCGAGCTGCGTGTAGTCGAGGAATGCGTCCCGGCCGGCGAGGTCGAAAACCGGGCAATCGAGATCGCGCGAGAGATCGCCGCCCACCCCGCCTTCGGCATGCAGACAACCAAGCGTGTCATGCGGGCGGCTGCCGAATGCTCCTACCTCGAGGCTCTGGAGATCGAGCGCGATGCGCAAAGCGTGCTGCTTTGCGCCCATGATTTTCCCGAGGCCATGAACGCCTTCCAAGAAAAGCGGCCGCCACGGTTCAAGGACTGCTGA
- a CDS encoding TRAP transporter large permease — MMVAVVVALLAALLVTGLPVALALAISGALGLYMFGGMAVLGGILKTAPLSTANSYEIITIPMFILMAEFVIISGVAQDLFRAATIWVGRLRGGLAMATAVAGAGFGAISGSSTAAAATLASTSIPAMIDEGYDPRLASGVVAISGTLAMLIPPSVALILCGIIADVSVGQLLVAGVIPGILVTLTIMATVAVLVRIDPSAAPAGRPYRFREKVASLSRTGPMLVLFLAVTGTIYTGFATPTEASGIGAFGAMLLALREGKLGFGPAWGCLRRAAQTTCMILFVILGAHIFGYFFTLTRVTNDLTQWIGGLGMSPMGVMVVILIIYIFLGAFMDQIAILILTVPVLLPLVLNLGFDPVWFGVIVVVTAEVGMVTPPLGMNVFVVARYTRRPLGEIFRGTFPHVLAHLVVIALLTAFPALVLWLPSTMN, encoded by the coding sequence GTGATGGTGGCCGTGGTCGTCGCCCTCCTGGCCGCGCTGCTTGTGACGGGGTTGCCGGTGGCACTGGCCCTGGCGATCTCGGGCGCGCTGGGGCTCTACATGTTCGGCGGCATGGCCGTGCTGGGCGGGATCCTGAAGACCGCGCCGCTGAGCACCGCGAATTCCTACGAGATCATCACCATCCCGATGTTCATCCTGATGGCCGAGTTCGTCATCATCTCTGGCGTGGCGCAGGATCTGTTCCGGGCCGCCACCATATGGGTCGGCCGCCTGCGGGGCGGCCTCGCCATGGCCACCGCGGTGGCGGGGGCGGGCTTCGGCGCGATCTCGGGATCGAGTACGGCGGCGGCGGCAACGCTCGCCTCGACCTCGATCCCGGCCATGATCGACGAAGGCTACGACCCCAGGCTGGCAAGCGGTGTCGTGGCGATCTCGGGCACGCTTGCCATGCTGATCCCGCCGTCGGTGGCGCTGATCCTGTGCGGCATCATCGCCGATGTCTCGGTCGGGCAGTTGCTGGTGGCCGGGGTGATCCCCGGGATTCTGGTCACCCTCACCATCATGGCCACGGTCGCCGTTCTCGTGCGCATCGATCCCTCGGCTGCGCCGGCCGGCCGCCCCTACCGGTTTCGCGAGAAAGTCGCATCGCTGTCGCGCACGGGGCCGATGCTGGTGCTGTTCCTGGCCGTCACCGGCACGATCTACACCGGATTTGCCACGCCTACCGAGGCGTCGGGCATCGGCGCCTTCGGCGCGATGCTGCTGGCGCTGCGCGAGGGCAAGCTGGGTTTCGGCCCGGCCTGGGGCTGCCTGAGGCGCGCGGCGCAGACCACCTGCATGATCCTCTTCGTGATCCTCGGCGCGCATATCTTCGGCTATTTCTTCACCCTCACGCGGGTGACCAACGATCTGACCCAGTGGATCGGCGGACTCGGCATGTCGCCGATGGGGGTGATGGTGGTGATCCTGATCATCTACATCTTCCTCGGCGCCTTCATGGACCAGATCGCCATCCTCATCCTGACGGTGCCGGTGCTTCTACCGCTGGTGCTGAACCTGGGTTTCGACCCAGTCTGGTTCGGGGTAATCGTGGTGGTGACGGCGGAGGTCGGCATGGTGACGCCGCCGCTCGGCATGAACGTCTTCGTGGTGGCGCGATATACCCGGCGGCCACTGGGCGAAATCTTCCGTGGCACCTTTCCGCATGTGCTGGCGCATCTCGTGGTCATCGCGCTGCTGACCGCTTTTCCTGCGCTCGTTCTTTGGCTGCCCTCGACGATGAATTGA
- a CDS encoding TRAP transporter small permease, which translates to MTAMSRGLAAMETALAALACLALAAIMLIVVVDVAMRYALSMPLGWSYDVIGLYLMVAVFFLMLPDTLHNHGHVAIDLFQGTLPRRLRHVGLALSYAGGTVVMALIGSEAWDRFNAAFDGQERIAAIVPWLTWPAYLIVMVGTALLTLRLAYRAAGHGFSSLSGHDLVEMPPPPETARPEGEDAL; encoded by the coding sequence ATGACGGCGATGTCGCGCGGCCTCGCCGCTATGGAAACCGCGCTGGCCGCCCTGGCCTGTCTCGCCCTGGCGGCGATCATGCTGATCGTCGTTGTGGACGTGGCGATGCGCTATGCGCTGTCGATGCCGCTGGGCTGGTCCTACGACGTGATCGGGCTTTACCTGATGGTGGCGGTGTTCTTCCTGATGCTGCCCGACACGCTGCACAATCACGGTCATGTGGCGATCGACCTGTTCCAGGGCACGCTGCCGCGCCGGCTGCGGCATGTGGGTCTGGCCCTCAGCTACGCCGGCGGCACCGTGGTCATGGCGCTGATCGGGAGCGAGGCCTGGGATCGCTTCAATGCCGCCTTCGACGGACAGGAGAGGATCGCCGCAATCGTGCCGTGGCTGACCTGGCCCGCCTATCTGATTGTGATGGTGGGCACCGCGCTTCTGACCCTGCGACTGGCCTACCGCGCGGCAGGGCACGGGTTTTCGTCGCTGTCCGGCCACGATCTGGTCGAGATGCCGCCGCCGCCCGAGACTGCCCGCCCCGAAGGCGAGGACGCCTTGTGA
- a CDS encoding GntR family transcriptional regulator has translation MTGLRVAGTGADSAAVGGPGEDPLRQRDGIPLYLKLASLLREKIRQGQWPAQSQLPTLQDLRGEYGIARETVRQALGVLRGEGLIDSARGRGTFVTAAAEQLGDRAPSYDPLTLRAQVRIEILSRTSCAELPDLDRDLTGMETPLVHVRKRHHAGARPYSLVELWLPQRYFDMLPEGADQTRLYSQLLRDHTGLSGLSGDQVITIMRADIAVARLLGIALSDPVAHLASRLLDPDGCPIMAHRVLIRSDVFAAERRFGDLATGDPGTWRPHMTPPPAPEAGEEPQA, from the coding sequence TTGACTGGCCTGCGGGTCGCCGGCACGGGTGCGGACAGCGCCGCCGTGGGCGGCCCGGGCGAGGATCCACTTCGGCAGCGCGACGGCATACCGCTCTATCTCAAGCTCGCCAGCCTGTTGCGCGAGAAGATCCGCCAAGGCCAATGGCCGGCGCAAAGCCAGTTGCCGACCTTGCAGGATCTGCGCGGCGAATATGGCATCGCCCGCGAGACGGTCCGTCAGGCTCTGGGGGTGCTGCGCGGCGAGGGGCTGATCGACAGCGCCCGCGGAAGGGGCACCTTCGTCACCGCGGCGGCCGAGCAGCTGGGGGACCGGGCGCCCTCCTACGATCCGCTGACGCTCCGGGCGCAGGTGCGCATCGAGATCCTGTCACGCACGTCCTGCGCCGAACTTCCCGACCTCGACCGCGACCTGACGGGAATGGAAACCCCGTTGGTCCATGTGCGCAAGCGTCACCATGCCGGGGCGCGGCCCTATTCGCTGGTCGAGCTGTGGCTGCCGCAGCGTTATTTCGATATGCTGCCCGAGGGGGCCGACCAAACGCGGCTCTATTCGCAACTGCTGCGCGATCATACCGGCCTGTCGGGCCTGTCGGGTGACCAAGTCATCACCATCATGAGGGCCGACATCGCGGTCGCGCGGCTGCTGGGGATCGCCCTCAGCGACCCGGTGGCCCATCTGGCCTCGCGGCTGTTGGATCCCGACGGGTGCCCGATCATGGCCCACCGTGTGCTGATCCGCAGCGACGTCTTCGCCGCCGAGCGCCGGTTCGGGGATCTCGCCACCGGCGATCCCGGCACCTGGCGTCCGCATATGACACCGCCCCCCGCGCCCGAGGCCGGGGAGGAACCGCAAGCATGA
- a CDS encoding ABC transporter substrate-binding protein, with protein sequence MTIFNRVTAAVLAAALGLAIQTAAAQDKEPIRFGLCFDLSKSYTFISPQVAQAAQDLAKYTNDDGGIEGHPVEIIVRDHGNEPQRGVECYEQLKREGVFIFNFLSTPVTNAALPRAMKDGNIVMQSFVGRGDAVDGDVFKWIFPVGPTYWQQAANDVAFIKDQLGGDLSEAKIGFIYLDYPFGQEPIEILKTLSEEEGFELKLYPVPLPGSDQASAWTQIRRDKPDYMISWILAGGHVVASKEMKRNGFPIDRYLSVNWLNEVDIKNIGADAAKGILRGY encoded by the coding sequence ATGACTATATTCAATAGAGTGACTGCCGCTGTACTGGCAGCGGCGCTGGGACTGGCAATCCAGACAGCCGCGGCACAAGACAAGGAGCCGATCCGCTTCGGCCTTTGCTTTGATCTGAGCAAATCCTACACCTTCATCTCACCGCAGGTGGCGCAGGCTGCGCAGGATCTGGCCAAATACACAAACGACGACGGCGGCATAGAAGGTCATCCAGTCGAAATTATCGTGCGCGACCACGGCAACGAGCCGCAGCGCGGTGTCGAATGCTACGAACAGCTCAAGCGAGAGGGCGTCTTCATTTTCAACTTCCTCTCGACGCCCGTGACCAATGCCGCTCTGCCACGTGCGATGAAGGACGGCAACATCGTCATGCAATCCTTCGTCGGCCGCGGCGACGCTGTGGATGGCGATGTGTTCAAGTGGATTTTCCCGGTCGGTCCGACCTATTGGCAGCAGGCGGCCAATGACGTGGCCTTCATTAAGGATCAGTTGGGAGGTGATCTGAGCGAAGCCAAGATCGGCTTCATCTATCTAGACTATCCTTTCGGTCAGGAGCCGATCGAGATTCTCAAGACCCTCTCGGAGGAAGAAGGCTTCGAACTCAAACTCTATCCAGTGCCACTGCCCGGCAGCGACCAGGCGAGCGCCTGGACTCAGATTCGGCGTGACAAGCCTGATTACATGATCAGCTGGATCCTGGCCGGCGGTCACGTCGTGGCTTCGAAGGAGATGAAACGGAACGGATTTCCGATTGATCGCTATCTTTCGGTGAACTGGCTGAACGAAGTTGACATCAAGAATATCGGAGCCGATGCAGCCAAAGGCATCTTGCGGGGGTACTAA
- a CDS encoding acyl-CoA dehydrogenase family protein: MDFRLTTEQEMLKSSVRRFMERRVAPIVADHEQREEFAWDLLPELTEFGYIGGLLPESMGGYGMAYTDYAAY, translated from the coding sequence ATGGATTTTCGACTAACGACCGAGCAGGAGATGCTCAAGTCTTCGGTGCGCCGCTTCATGGAGCGGCGGGTGGCCCCGATCGTCGCAGATCACGAGCAGCGCGAGGAATTCGCCTGGGACCTGTTGCCCGAACTGACCGAATTCGGCTATATCGGCGGCCTCCTGCCCGAATCCATGGGCGGCTACGGCATGGCCTACACTGATTACGCCGCATACTGA